A region of Raphanus sativus cultivar WK10039 unplaced genomic scaffold, ASM80110v3 Scaffold0007, whole genome shotgun sequence DNA encodes the following proteins:
- the LOC108834715 gene encoding uncharacterized protein LOC108834715: protein MAEPSMKQIVDAIKLMGSQMLAMTQVLTPVVNSSVGQTTQAQVIAGGAGGRVAPAAEVIELDPPTGTAKKVDYLNVLEHISRLGTKHFAGSLDPLEADEWRTRLVRNIKSTRCPDEYQKDIAVHFLEGDAHNWCLALDKRTNAEACDRLESQFLDLVQGNRSVRKYEVEFNRLRRFVGRELEDEAVQVRRFIRGLRVELMTYCSVRTFHTVSELMERMAMLETNLVEENKQRLKSVVVSSGQSGDWKRKRDAAEGGKTSSGRPECPKCGKHHGGDCWKAMGACTRCSKMDHSARDCPGPDRNRGQGSTSEARTCHQCAKRGNFRVDCPQLQSGQGRGRVENNRPDHKQG, encoded by the exons ATGGCTGAACCATCCATGAAGCAAATAGTTGATGCAATCAAGTTAATgggaagtcagatgctggcAATGACCCAAGTGTTAACACCAGTAGTGAACTCATCAGTAGGTCAGACTACTCAAGCTCAAGTGATAGCTGGTGGAGCTGGTGGTCGAGTTGCACCTGCAGCTGAGGTGATTGAGCTGGACCCACCAACTGGAACAGCTAAGAAGGTTGATTACCTGAATGTTCTGGAGCATATCTCTCGCTTGGGAACaaaacactttgctggaagtcTTGATCCTCtagaggcagatgagtggaggacCAGGTTGGTTCGCAACATCAAATCAACTCGCTGCCCAGATGAGTATCAGAAAGATATTGCAGTCCACTTCTTGGAAGgggatgcacacaactggtgttTGGCTCTTGACAAGCGTACCAATG cagaGGCATGTGATCGTTTGGAGTCTCAATTCTTGGACTTGGTCCAGGGAAATAGATCAGTTCGTAAGTATGAAGTGGAGTTCAACCGCCTTAGGCGCTTTGTGGGAAGGGAGCTGGAGGACGAGGCAGTTCAGGTCCGCCGGTTCATAAGAGGCCTTAGGGTCGAACTCATGACCTACTGCTCGGTCCGTACCTTTCACACAGTGTCTGAGCTGATGGAGAgaatggcaatgctggagaccaaTCTTGTTGAGGAGAACAAGCAAAGGcttaagagtgtggtggtgtcttCTGGTCAGAGTGGCGActggaagagaaagagggatgcggcCGAAGGGGGTAAAACTTCAAGTGGTAGGCCTGAGTGTCCCAAATGTGGAAAACACCATGGAGGCGACTGCTGGAAGGCTATGGGAGCATGTACCCGTTGTAGTaagatggatcactcagctcgAGATTGCCCTGGTCCGGATAGGAACCGTGGGCAAGGCTCGACCAGTGAGGCCAGAACTTGTCACCAGTGTGCCAAGAGAGGGAATTTTCGTGTGGACTGTCCTCAGTTGCAATCTGGACAAGGAAGGGGTCGAGTTGAGAACAACCGACCAGACCACAAGCAAGGCTAA